One genomic window of Alphaproteobacteria bacterium includes the following:
- a CDS encoding PIN domain-containing protein — protein sequence MLVLQCLAEFFFVATRKAKTEPEIAKEFVAKWREVFAVRCAGEETVMRAIDAVPRHDLAFWDAMMWAVARQARCDFLISEDFQDGRQIEGVTFVKPFIAANATILEPALV from the coding sequence ATGCTGGTCCTGCAATGCCTGGCTGAATTTTTTTTCGTGGCAACGCGCAAGGCCAAAACAGAGCCCGAGATCGCCAAGGAATTTGTCGCCAAGTGGCGCGAGGTATTCGCCGTTCGCTGTGCCGGCGAAGAGACCGTCATGCGGGCCATTGATGCGGTGCCTCGGCATGATCTCGCCTTTTGGGACGCCATGATGTGGGCAGTGGCGCGCCAGGCCCGGTGCGATTTTCTGATCAGCGAGGATTTCCAGGACGGCCGGCAAATCGAAGGTGTCACGTTCGTAAAGCCGTTCATCGCCGCCAATGCCACGATCCTCGAGCCGGCGCTAGTGTGA
- a CDS encoding glutathione S-transferase family protein, with protein MPEPHIVIGTPNLSSWSMRPWLLMHDAGVPFGQTVIDLERPDRRQRILEHSPAGRVPVLKTGADLIWESLAICEYLAEAHPRRRWWPAGAAARARARAVASEMHAGFAALREALPMDFQGRGLKYQDSPEVAADIARIVVIWRDCREHQDNSEGPYLFGRFGIADAMFAPVVSRFRSYEVPLEGPPAEYAETVWRHPAMQAWEALCE; from the coding sequence ATGCCCGAGCCCCACATCGTCATCGGTACGCCTAATTTGTCGTCCTGGTCTATGCGGCCCTGGCTGCTGATGCACGATGCCGGGGTGCCGTTCGGGCAGACCGTGATCGATCTCGAGCGGCCCGACCGGCGCCAGCGGATTCTCGAGCATTCGCCGGCCGGCCGTGTGCCGGTGCTCAAGACCGGCGCAGACCTGATCTGGGAATCGCTGGCCATCTGCGAATACCTGGCCGAGGCCCACCCCCGGCGCCGCTGGTGGCCGGCCGGGGCCGCCGCCCGGGCCCGAGCCCGGGCCGTGGCCAGCGAGATGCATGCCGGCTTCGCGGCGCTGCGCGAGGCGCTGCCCATGGATTTCCAGGGCCGCGGGCTGAAATACCAGGACAGCCCCGAGGTGGCCGCCGACATCGCCCGCATCGTGGTCATCTGGCGGGACTGCCGCGAACACCAGGACAACAGCGAGGGCCCCTACCTTTTCGGCCGCTTCGGCATTGCCGACGCCATGTTTGCGCCGGTGGTGTCGCGCTTTCGCAGCTACGAAGTCCCCCTTGAAGGTCCGCCGGCGGAGTATGCCGAAACCGTCTGGCGGCACCCCGCCATGCAGGCCTGGGAAGCCCTCTGCGAATAG
- a CDS encoding TAXI family TRAP transporter solute-binding subunit: MEKRRWRRGLALLLMLGFWLAVAPPAAAQEMRFFRIGTGHVGGAFFPIGGLLGRVISSPPDSGPCEEGGNCGVPGLIGVTQSTSGSVANLAAIGGGRLASGLVQADIAHWAYFGTQFYEGRGRASSLRVIANLFRVSVHLVARRGAGIRRLADLVGKRVSLDTAGSGTQADALIILAAHQIDWRALDVLYLAPEMAAERLLEGRLDAFFFIGGYPASAISDLASRGSIDLVALAGTDAAATIQHNAFFVDDVIPAGTYEGIGETATLGLGAQWLVGAGVDEELVFKVTQALWHPNNRRHLDSGHVKGRQIRLETALSGITLPLHPGAERYYRNVGIRR, encoded by the coding sequence ATGGAAAAACGGCGGTGGCGCCGGGGCTTGGCGCTTTTGCTCATGCTCGGGTTCTGGCTGGCCGTGGCACCTCCGGCGGCGGCCCAGGAGATGCGTTTTTTCCGCATCGGCACCGGCCACGTCGGCGGCGCTTTTTTCCCCATCGGCGGGCTCTTGGGCCGGGTCATCTCCAGCCCACCCGATTCGGGGCCCTGCGAGGAGGGCGGCAACTGCGGCGTACCCGGCTTGATCGGCGTCACCCAGTCGACCTCCGGATCGGTGGCCAACCTGGCCGCCATCGGCGGCGGCCGCCTGGCCTCGGGGCTGGTCCAGGCCGACATCGCGCACTGGGCCTACTTTGGCACCCAGTTCTACGAGGGCCGGGGCCGCGCCAGCAGCCTCAGGGTGATCGCCAACCTGTTTCGCGTCAGCGTCCACCTGGTGGCCCGCCGGGGCGCCGGCATCCGGCGCCTCGCCGACCTCGTGGGCAAGCGCGTGTCGCTGGATACGGCGGGTTCGGGCACCCAGGCCGACGCCCTGATCATCCTGGCCGCCCACCAGATCGACTGGCGCGCCCTCGACGTCCTCTACCTGGCGCCGGAAATGGCCGCGGAGAGGTTGCTGGAAGGCCGGCTCGACGCCTTTTTCTTCATCGGCGGCTATCCCGCCTCGGCCATCAGCGACCTGGCCAGCCGCGGCAGCATCGATCTGGTGGCGCTGGCCGGCACCGACGCCGCCGCTACCATCCAGCACAACGCCTTCTTCGTCGACGACGTCATCCCGGCCGGCACCTACGAAGGCATCGGCGAGACCGCGACGCTGGGGCTGGGGGCGCAGTGGCTGGTCGGGGCCGGCGTCGACGAGGAATTGGTGTTCAAGGTGACGCAGGCGCTGTGGCACCCCAACAACCGCCGCCACCTCGACAGCGGCCACGTCAAGGGCCGGCAAATCCGTCTGGAAACGGCGCTCAGCGGCATCACCCTGCCGCTGCACCCGGGCGCCGAACGCTACTACCGCAACGTCGGCATCAGGCGCTAG